A genome region from Archaeoglobus fulgidus DSM 4304 includes the following:
- the dapF gene encoding diaminopimelate epimerase, whose amino-acid sequence MRIAFTKMHGNGNDFVLIDEFEGVIVGEEEKPRFVRAVCHRNFGVGADGALFVQPSQKADVRFRYFNSDGSEAAMCGNGIRCFSRYVVEEGYAGERLRVETLAGILELEVKRENGWWVKVDMGKPKFGREEIPAKTDVWGYEVEHDGRKFRIYAANTGVPHVAVFVDSLDFDIVPLARKIRYSEIFPEGTNVNFAKVDGDTITVRTYERGVEGETLSCGTGSVAVAAIANRLGLTGSKVDVVTKGGLLKIELTEDTAYMTGGASRVFDGILRLNELRYDI is encoded by the coding sequence ATGCGAATTGCCTTTACTAAAATGCACGGTAACGGTAACGACTTCGTCCTGATTGACGAATTCGAAGGAGTGATTGTGGGAGAAGAGGAGAAGCCGAGGTTTGTAAGGGCAGTATGCCACAGAAACTTCGGCGTTGGTGCTGACGGTGCGCTTTTTGTTCAGCCCTCGCAAAAGGCGGACGTCAGGTTCAGGTACTTCAACAGCGATGGCAGCGAGGCTGCGATGTGCGGGAACGGTATAAGGTGCTTCTCCCGCTACGTCGTGGAGGAGGGCTATGCTGGGGAGAGGTTGAGAGTAGAAACCCTCGCTGGGATTCTTGAGCTTGAGGTAAAGAGGGAGAACGGCTGGTGGGTGAAGGTTGACATGGGAAAGCCTAAGTTTGGAAGGGAGGAGATTCCAGCAAAAACCGACGTGTGGGGGTATGAGGTGGAGCACGACGGCAGGAAGTTCAGGATTTACGCTGCCAACACCGGAGTGCCGCACGTGGCCGTTTTCGTGGACAGTCTCGACTTCGACATCGTCCCCCTTGCGAGAAAAATCCGCTATTCCGAGATTTTTCCGGAGGGAACCAACGTAAACTTTGCGAAAGTTGATGGGGACACAATTACGGTCAGAACCTACGAGAGGGGTGTTGAAGGGGAAACACTGAGCTGCGGAACCGGAAGCGTTGCCGTTGCGGCAATAGCAAACAGGCTCGGCCTAACCGGAAGTAAGGTTGACGTTGTAACGAAGGGAGGTTTGCTCAAGATAGAGCTTACAGAGGATACTGCCTACATGACGGGTGGGGCGAGCAGAGTTTTCGACGGGATTTTGAGGCTAAACGAGCTGAGATATGATATTTGA
- a CDS encoding NAD(+)/NADH kinase, which yields MKVGIVLNPHAGGGFDDLKRRVVVRVLKKLDGEFVTADKVAELLGIEAERVKVKETNTRLDTVNLVKALDGNVDVIAVFGGDGTVSDAASAKPQTPLLCIGIGTTNVSPALCPPDFDRLEEVEMRGLVVKFGGEERVAFNDVVVGSTILSTVDGKRVQVDARRYMRGEKVIATPRKFRARVEVGERVVEGVFGNIFVAMTDRRFLGKGIAGGASLSAFLGFKGVVACVSEGIVVSTYTKEDLRRVEPIVTSTISFDDEVVKIDADEVVSCDGNPLGVGRAEVAIEDGVVRVLKPFKEEE from the coding sequence GTGAAGGTCGGCATCGTTCTGAATCCGCACGCCGGCGGAGGGTTTGATGACTTGAAGAGGAGAGTGGTGGTTAGAGTTCTGAAAAAGCTCGATGGGGAGTTTGTTACTGCTGACAAAGTAGCGGAACTGCTCGGCATCGAGGCTGAGAGGGTAAAAGTTAAGGAGACAAACACGAGGCTCGACACGGTAAATCTGGTGAAAGCTCTCGACGGCAATGTTGACGTTATAGCCGTTTTCGGCGGTGACGGAACCGTAAGCGACGCAGCATCAGCCAAACCGCAAACACCCCTCCTATGCATCGGCATCGGCACGACCAACGTAAGTCCTGCGCTCTGTCCACCGGACTTTGACAGGCTGGAAGAGGTCGAGATGAGGGGGCTGGTGGTCAAATTTGGTGGGGAGGAGAGAGTTGCCTTCAACGATGTAGTTGTTGGCTCCACGATACTGTCAACGGTTGACGGAAAAAGAGTTCAGGTTGATGCGCGGAGGTACATGAGGGGCGAGAAGGTCATAGCCACGCCCAGAAAGTTCAGAGCAAGGGTGGAGGTCGGTGAGAGGGTTGTTGAGGGCGTTTTCGGCAACATCTTTGTCGCAATGACCGACAGGAGATTTCTCGGTAAGGGTATTGCCGGCGGAGCGTCCCTCTCAGCTTTCCTCGGCTTTAAAGGTGTCGTGGCGTGCGTGAGCGAGGGAATTGTTGTATCCACCTACACAAAGGAAGATTTGAGGAGAGTAGAGCCCATCGTCACGAGCACCATCAGTTTTGACGATGAGGTGGTGAAAATAGATGCTGACGAGGTCGTTTCGTGCGACGGAAATCCGCTGGGTGTGGGTAGGGCAGAGGTGGCCATTGAAGATGGGGTTGTGAGGGTTCTGAAACCTTTTAAAGAGGAGGAGTGA
- a CDS encoding 2-oxoacid:acceptor oxidoreductase subunit alpha — translation MNVCIAGAAGDGVRGAGTILGRIFSELGYHVFVYQEYQSLIRGGHNASVVRASLKEINSYSYHYDALICLRDYVFEKHADRLRGLLISDSSLNLNYDPKLEFPIAETVKELGLPDISRNIAAIAIFCRSVGVERGVVEEVIKEELGKRGEENLRIVGKVYESLDLSAEVGRVERVGEKKELVSGARAIAEGMLAAGLKFYYAYPMTPASPILHILAADSRCVALQPENEIAAIMMAIGSAFGGERAAVGTSGGGFALMSESISLAGMAEVPVLIILAQRSGPSTGMATYTAQQDLYFALNPAHGEFPLIVASPITIEDSYRLAGELLNLAWQFQTPAILLTEKHITESLATAKLEGVVKREVEIFREKGELFKRYAITESGISPYAAPPAIFKANSNEHDEYGFATDDAETATKMYAKRMRKEEEIRRVVANLNPYVVVKNGKDWIVTWGSNFGAVKEVAEELGFSVAAIRYMRPLFLPKISGNVFCVECNYTGLLARLIEAEGVEVKRILRWDGRPFTPEEVREEVEKWSG, via the coding sequence ATGAATGTTTGCATTGCTGGTGCCGCTGGAGATGGAGTAAGAGGGGCTGGGACTATTCTCGGAAGGATTTTCTCTGAGCTTGGCTACCACGTTTTCGTGTATCAGGAATATCAGTCTCTGATCAGGGGTGGGCACAACGCCAGCGTGGTGAGAGCATCGCTGAAAGAAATTAACTCCTACAGCTATCACTACGACGCCCTAATCTGCCTTCGGGATTACGTATTTGAGAAACACGCCGATAGGCTGAGAGGGTTGCTGATTAGCGATTCTTCCCTTAACCTAAATTATGACCCAAAGCTGGAGTTTCCGATTGCCGAAACGGTAAAGGAGCTTGGCCTGCCCGACATTTCGAGAAACATTGCGGCCATTGCCATTTTCTGCAGGTCGGTGGGGGTTGAGAGGGGCGTTGTTGAGGAAGTAATCAAGGAGGAGCTTGGGAAGAGGGGTGAGGAAAACCTCAGAATTGTTGGGAAGGTTTATGAGAGCCTTGACCTTTCTGCTGAAGTTGGGCGTGTTGAGCGGGTTGGTGAGAAAAAGGAGCTCGTTTCCGGTGCGAGGGCAATTGCCGAAGGGATGCTGGCAGCCGGACTGAAGTTTTACTACGCCTACCCCATGACGCCCGCCTCGCCAATACTCCACATTCTGGCCGCAGACAGCAGGTGTGTAGCTCTGCAACCCGAAAACGAGATTGCCGCAATAATGATGGCCATAGGGAGCGCCTTTGGCGGGGAGAGGGCTGCAGTGGGGACGAGCGGTGGTGGGTTTGCGCTGATGAGCGAGAGCATAAGCCTTGCAGGGATGGCTGAGGTGCCCGTTCTGATCATTCTCGCCCAGAGGAGCGGGCCATCCACGGGAATGGCGACCTACACCGCTCAGCAGGACCTTTACTTTGCCCTTAACCCAGCGCACGGCGAGTTTCCGCTTATAGTTGCATCACCCATAACCATCGAGGACTCCTACAGGCTTGCGGGTGAGCTTCTGAATCTGGCATGGCAGTTCCAGACACCAGCAATACTTCTGACGGAGAAGCACATCACGGAAAGCCTTGCAACAGCGAAGCTCGAAGGGGTGGTTAAGAGGGAAGTAGAGATTTTCAGAGAAAAGGGGGAGCTTTTCAAGAGGTACGCGATAACGGAGAGCGGTATTTCCCCCTACGCTGCCCCTCCGGCCATATTCAAGGCAAACAGCAACGAGCACGATGAATACGGCTTTGCAACCGATGATGCGGAAACCGCAACAAAGATGTACGCGAAAAGGATGAGGAAGGAGGAGGAAATAAGGAGGGTCGTAGCGAATCTCAACCCCTACGTGGTGGTAAAAAACGGGAAGGACTGGATTGTTACGTGGGGCAGCAATTTTGGAGCTGTGAAGGAGGTTGCTGAGGAGCTTGGATTCAGCGTGGCGGCGATCAGGTACATGAGACCCCTCTTCCTGCCGAAAATTAGCGGGAATGTTTTCTGCGTGGAGTGCAACTACACGGGACTGCTCGCAAGGCTGATCGAGGCTGAGGGGGTTGAGGTTAAAAGAATCCTCAGGTGGGATGGAAGGCCGTTTACGCCTGAAGAGGTCAGAGAGGAGGTGGAGAAATGGTCAGGATAA
- a CDS encoding thiamine pyrophosphate-dependent enzyme, with product MVRITWCPGCGNFAILKAFERASRRVIEEGFDIAVSSGIGCHGKISDYLSLPGFHVIHGRVPPFLTGLKLANPNLVVVGFSGDGDGLNEGVEHLVHAARRNTDITIILHNNGVFGLTTGQVTATSPRGRKSRSTPRGNPEYPLNPCHLMLVSGATFVARVFAGEQERLSEVFYNAMKHKGFSFVEVMQPCVSFNNFWEMRKEIYWIERSSDLLEAMKNCSDAKACGIFYAEEKETYEDAVWKSTF from the coding sequence ATGGTCAGGATAACCTGGTGTCCCGGATGCGGGAACTTCGCGATTCTCAAAGCCTTTGAGAGGGCAAGCAGGAGAGTAATCGAGGAGGGCTTTGACATTGCGGTCTCGTCTGGCATAGGGTGCCATGGAAAGATTTCAGACTACCTAAGTCTGCCGGGTTTCCACGTCATTCACGGCAGGGTTCCTCCTTTCCTCACCGGCCTGAAGCTTGCAAACCCCAATCTGGTGGTTGTTGGATTCTCAGGAGATGGAGACGGGCTTAACGAGGGTGTGGAGCACCTCGTCCATGCGGCGAGAAGAAACACCGACATTACAATAATCCTTCACAACAACGGCGTTTTCGGGCTCACAACCGGGCAGGTTACGGCAACCTCCCCCAGAGGCAGGAAAAGCAGGTCAACTCCCCGCGGAAATCCGGAGTATCCTCTAAACCCGTGCCATCTCATGCTCGTCAGCGGGGCCACGTTTGTCGCGAGGGTCTTTGCAGGGGAGCAGGAGAGGCTGTCGGAAGTTTTTTACAATGCAATGAAGCACAAAGGCTTCTCGTTTGTTGAGGTTATGCAGCCGTGCGTGAGCTTCAACAACTTCTGGGAAATGAGGAAGGAAATTTACTGGATTGAGAGGAGCAGCGACCTTCTCGAAGCCATGAAAAACTGCTCGGACGCAAAGGCCTGCGGAATTTTCTACGCTGAGGAGAAGGAAACTTACGAGGATGCGGTATGGAAGTCTACGTTTTGA
- a CDS encoding tRNA (cytidine(56)-2'-O)-methyltransferase: MEVYVLRLGHRPERDKRISTHVALTARAFGAKGIYFDTEDKSVFESVRDVVERWGGDFFIKAVSWKKLLREFDGLKVHLTMYGIPLPQKLEEIKRADKVLVVVGAEKVPPEVYELCDLNISIGTQPHSEVAALAVFLDRVLGKVFDISFDDAKIKVIPSERGKRVVSE; the protein is encoded by the coding sequence ATGGAAGTCTACGTTTTGAGGCTGGGGCACAGGCCGGAAAGGGACAAGCGGATCTCGACTCACGTTGCTCTGACAGCGAGAGCCTTCGGGGCTAAGGGAATATACTTCGATACTGAGGACAAATCCGTTTTTGAGAGTGTCAGAGACGTTGTGGAGAGGTGGGGAGGGGACTTCTTCATCAAGGCAGTGAGCTGGAAAAAGCTTCTAAGGGAGTTTGACGGGCTTAAGGTTCACTTGACGATGTACGGCATTCCCCTGCCTCAAAAGCTTGAAGAGATCAAGAGGGCTGATAAGGTTCTCGTGGTTGTTGGGGCGGAGAAGGTTCCGCCGGAGGTTTACGAGCTTTGCGACCTGAACATCTCAATCGGCACTCAGCCGCACAGCGAGGTTGCAGCACTTGCAGTGTTTCTCGACAGGGTTCTGGGCAAAGTCTTCGACATCAGCTTTGATGACGCAAAGATTAAGGTGATTCCGAGCGAGAGGGGAAAGAGAGTCGTTTCAGAGTAG
- a CDS encoding flippase activity-associated protein Agl23, translating into MRRTLPVIVLLIIASLIRLYNLSLPPLFFDESIHATILKSLFQGTYRYDPAYHGPLLYYILYAPVKLLGESEFSLRILPAITGVVVALTPLLYRRFLGSKAALIASTLVTISAVIVNYSRFCRADIFQLLFTALFVYFIFRYLEREKRLTDFKLDRDTLLLVAAFTFLALFATLKETFYPIAAIFLLYFIFDVKKFRLSDLAVSIAVFFAIYSAFYTNFFTYTTPLTNFSEFPAVKAVSYWKYQHDIARIAGPWYYYLELILLYDLPAFLAAAFAVYVIIKKRTNFEAFAAYWFLSSLIFFSYMQEKVPWLDVHILFPMYLLTGIGLSRLDLDGKKISALAALCILFSAYGSIHVNHINPVNPAEPALYLPTQYDVREFAEKTKNETVYVFTSVGEYWPLAWYLRDHRAYFITTGVEGRSFISGNYIVVNATNDMRLDKTNLEFVETMVVRCWTFWTTPELQRIPAFLAFREPLTDVSCMNFSVYRAI; encoded by the coding sequence ATGAGGAGAACTCTCCCGGTCATCGTCCTGCTCATCATAGCATCTCTGATAAGGCTTTACAACCTCTCCCTCCCACCCTTATTCTTCGACGAGAGCATTCACGCTACGATTCTGAAATCCCTCTTTCAGGGAACCTACAGGTACGACCCCGCCTATCATGGCCCTTTGCTTTACTACATCCTCTACGCTCCTGTTAAGCTGCTGGGGGAAAGCGAGTTTTCGTTGCGCATCCTTCCCGCCATTACCGGCGTGGTTGTGGCTCTTACACCCCTCCTCTACAGAAGGTTTCTTGGGAGTAAGGCAGCGCTGATAGCCTCAACTCTTGTGACGATTTCGGCGGTAATCGTGAACTACTCGAGGTTCTGCAGGGCGGACATCTTCCAGCTTCTCTTCACCGCCCTCTTCGTTTACTTCATTTTCAGGTACCTTGAAAGGGAGAAGAGGCTAACAGACTTCAAGCTGGACAGGGACACGCTGCTGCTGGTAGCGGCCTTTACCTTCCTCGCTCTTTTCGCCACGCTGAAGGAGACCTTTTATCCAATAGCGGCAATCTTCCTGCTGTACTTCATTTTTGACGTCAAAAAATTCAGGCTCTCCGATCTGGCAGTTTCAATTGCGGTTTTTTTCGCCATATACTCGGCCTTTTACACCAATTTCTTCACTTACACCACCCCTCTGACGAACTTCTCAGAGTTTCCGGCCGTGAAAGCTGTGAGCTACTGGAAGTACCAGCACGATATAGCGAGAATTGCCGGACCGTGGTACTACTACCTCGAACTCATCCTTCTCTACGATTTGCCGGCCTTTCTGGCTGCAGCATTTGCGGTGTATGTTATAATCAAGAAAAGAACGAACTTCGAGGCTTTTGCGGCCTACTGGTTCCTCAGCAGTCTGATTTTCTTCTCCTACATGCAGGAAAAGGTTCCGTGGCTCGACGTCCACATCCTCTTCCCCATGTATCTCCTCACGGGAATCGGATTGAGCAGGCTTGATTTGGATGGAAAAAAGATTTCCGCGCTCGCCGCACTTTGCATTCTCTTCTCAGCCTACGGTTCTATCCATGTTAACCACATCAACCCGGTTAATCCTGCAGAGCCTGCCCTTTACCTCCCAACCCAGTACGACGTCAGAGAGTTCGCGGAGAAAACGAAAAATGAGACGGTTTACGTTTTCACGAGTGTTGGAGAGTACTGGCCCCTTGCATGGTACCTCAGGGACCACAGGGCTTACTTCATAACGACGGGTGTTGAGGGGAGAAGCTTCATCTCTGGAAATTACATCGTGGTCAACGCGACCAACGACATGAGGCTGGACAAGACAAATCTGGAGTTCGTGGAGACCATGGTCGTCAGATGCTGGACCTTCTGGACCACACCAGAGTTGCAAAGGATTCCAGCGTTCCTTGCGTTCAGAGAGCCCCTCACCGACGTCTCCTGCATGAACTTCAGCGTTTACAGGGCAATCTGA
- a CDS encoding heterodisulfide reductase-related iron-sulfur binding cluster, with the protein MVEPTRELLWGVEELHVTVHYLYFIVAGIVFLFGLFRLYRIIKAGRNDENRFDNLPARIITALKDSVFFVRLFLREAKMGLMHVLILWGVAILTVGTAVLTIADHVTSDFFRGTFYLIHEALMDIAGLAFLTGLLIAIVNRYIVKPTRFAKKWPYANDDGGVLFGLLIVALLGFAIEALRIASGYPAYTAFIGGLIASTLPFDVSAYRAVWVAHSIFALTLIALVPYTKLLHAIAAPLNILTKTNRVGAREVSDEEYMGAVSARDLQWRDLLSSLACMRCGRCQDNCPAFNSGTTLSPMYLMQNLRRSLNQKSDITGNLGDFELVGNVLDEEAVWACTTCRACMEMCPVYIEQMEIIGEMRRGLVESAETPPDIRDFLTNVQKQKNPWGEAKFKRDQWVKKSDVEVLTVKNNPEFEWLWFVGCGHSFDSRNQQVAIKLARLLSDIGINYAILGREEGCCGNDVRRVGEEGLFQLLREENYQTFEKYGVERLFATSPHCYNTFKNEYEGIEAKFILEIIYDAIKSGKLQLKHEVKKRVTFHDPCYLGRYNGMYELPREILKAIPGVELVEMPRNRNRSFCCGGGGGNLVREYPGEDRPNNIRAREAAETGAEILAVACPFCMIMLEDGVKAVGADKQMAVMDVTELVYAAVYGEE; encoded by the coding sequence ATGGTCGAACCGACAAGAGAACTTCTTTGGGGTGTTGAGGAGCTTCATGTCACGGTTCACTACCTTTACTTTATAGTAGCTGGAATAGTTTTCCTGTTCGGCCTTTTCAGGCTGTACAGAATAATTAAAGCTGGCAGGAACGATGAGAACAGGTTTGATAACCTTCCTGCAAGAATTATCACAGCTTTGAAGGACTCGGTTTTCTTCGTGCGCCTGTTTCTGCGTGAGGCCAAGATGGGTTTGATGCATGTGCTGATTCTTTGGGGGGTAGCCATCCTTACCGTCGGTACGGCGGTTCTTACAATTGCCGACCACGTGACGTCGGACTTTTTCAGGGGCACCTTCTACCTCATCCATGAGGCCCTGATGGACATTGCCGGCTTAGCGTTTCTCACAGGACTTTTAATAGCAATCGTGAACCGCTACATTGTCAAACCCACAAGGTTCGCAAAGAAGTGGCCATATGCCAATGATGACGGCGGAGTGCTTTTTGGGCTGTTAATTGTTGCCCTCCTCGGATTCGCAATAGAGGCATTGAGAATTGCGTCGGGCTATCCCGCATACACCGCCTTTATTGGGGGATTAATCGCCTCAACCCTGCCCTTTGATGTCTCTGCTTACAGGGCGGTATGGGTGGCCCACTCCATCTTTGCCCTGACTTTGATCGCCCTTGTCCCCTACACGAAGCTCCTTCATGCCATAGCTGCACCACTCAATATTTTGACGAAAACGAACAGAGTTGGGGCAAGGGAAGTTAGCGATGAGGAGTACATGGGTGCTGTAAGTGCAAGAGATTTGCAGTGGAGGGACCTGCTTTCGAGCCTTGCATGCATGCGCTGCGGGAGGTGTCAGGACAACTGTCCGGCGTTTAACTCCGGAACAACTCTCTCGCCCATGTACCTGATGCAGAACCTCAGGAGGAGCCTCAACCAGAAATCCGACATTACCGGCAACCTCGGTGATTTCGAGCTCGTTGGCAATGTTCTGGATGAGGAAGCAGTTTGGGCGTGCACAACTTGCAGGGCATGCATGGAGATGTGTCCGGTTTACATAGAGCAGATGGAGATAATCGGGGAGATGAGGAGGGGATTGGTTGAGAGCGCTGAAACACCGCCAGATATAAGGGACTTCCTGACGAACGTGCAGAAGCAGAAGAACCCGTGGGGAGAGGCGAAGTTCAAGAGGGATCAGTGGGTGAAGAAGAGCGATGTGGAGGTGCTGACTGTCAAAAACAATCCGGAGTTCGAGTGGCTGTGGTTTGTGGGCTGCGGCCACAGCTTCGACAGCAGGAACCAGCAGGTTGCGATAAAGCTTGCCAGGCTGCTCTCGGACATCGGCATCAACTACGCCATCCTCGGCAGGGAGGAGGGGTGCTGCGGAAATGACGTAAGGAGGGTTGGAGAGGAAGGGCTATTCCAGCTGCTTAGAGAGGAAAACTACCAGACCTTCGAGAAGTACGGCGTTGAGAGACTCTTCGCAACCTCCCCGCACTGCTACAACACCTTCAAGAACGAGTATGAAGGTATCGAGGCCAAGTTCATCCTCGAAATTATCTACGATGCGATAAAGTCGGGGAAACTTCAGCTGAAGCACGAGGTGAAGAAGAGGGTGACCTTCCACGACCCCTGCTACCTCGGCAGATACAACGGAATGTACGAGCTGCCAAGAGAGATTCTGAAAGCCATTCCGGGCGTTGAGCTGGTTGAGATGCCGAGGAACAGGAACAGGAGCTTCTGCTGTGGCGGTGGTGGAGGAAACTTGGTTAGAGAGTATCCGGGCGAGGACAGGCCAAACAACATAAGGGCAAGGGAGGCTGCTGAAACCGGTGCGGAAATTCTGGCAGTTGCCTGCCCCTTCTGCATGATAATGCTTGAGGATGGCGTGAAGGCTGTTGGAGCTGACAAGCAGATGGCGGTGATGGACGTCACTGAGCTTGTGTACGCTGCTGTGTATGGTGAGGAGTAA
- a CDS encoding manganese-dependent inorganic pyrophosphatase, producing the protein MEHVVYVVGHKNPDTDSVCSAIAFAYLWNKWKEGGNVAKMMKIEAEAKPVIQGDVNPETKYVLEKFGFEVPEIMTNGEGKKVALVDHSEKAQTVDGIDKAEVVAIVDHHKIGDVTTPQPILFVNLPVGCTATVIKLLFDKTGVEIPKDIAGILLSSILSDTVIFKSATTTELDKEVAEELAKIAGIDDLTKFGVEIKAKLSAVDDLTAMDIIKRDYKDFDMSGKKVGVGQIELVDLSLIESRIDEIYEAMKKMKEEGGYAGIFLMLTDIMKEGTELLVVTDYPEVVEKAFGKKLEGKSVWLDGVMSRKKQVVPPLEKAFAEL; encoded by the coding sequence ATGGAGCACGTGGTTTATGTTGTTGGACACAAGAATCCCGATACAGACAGCGTCTGTTCTGCAATTGCCTTTGCCTATCTCTGGAACAAGTGGAAAGAGGGCGGAAATGTGGCCAAGATGATGAAGATTGAGGCTGAAGCGAAACCAGTAATCCAGGGAGATGTGAATCCGGAAACGAAGTACGTTCTTGAGAAGTTTGGGTTTGAAGTGCCTGAGATTATGACGAACGGTGAGGGCAAGAAGGTTGCCCTCGTTGACCACAGCGAGAAGGCACAGACCGTCGACGGCATAGACAAGGCTGAGGTTGTTGCAATCGTTGACCACCACAAAATCGGGGATGTTACCACCCCACAGCCAATACTCTTCGTCAACCTGCCTGTAGGGTGCACTGCAACTGTCATAAAGCTGCTGTTCGACAAGACGGGAGTTGAGATTCCAAAGGATATTGCCGGAATTCTGCTCTCCTCGATACTGAGCGATACGGTAATATTCAAGTCGGCGACAACAACCGAGCTTGACAAGGAGGTTGCAGAGGAGCTCGCGAAGATTGCAGGAATTGATGACTTGACGAAGTTCGGAGTGGAGATCAAGGCCAAGCTTTCCGCAGTTGACGATTTGACGGCCATGGACATCATAAAGAGGGACTACAAGGACTTCGACATGAGCGGGAAGAAGGTTGGTGTGGGTCAGATTGAGCTTGTTGACCTCTCGCTAATAGAAAGCAGGATTGACGAGATTTACGAGGCAATGAAGAAGATGAAGGAGGAGGGCGGCTACGCCGGAATCTTCCTGATGCTGACCGACATAATGAAAGAGGGCACAGAGTTGCTGGTGGTTACAGACTATCCGGAAGTTGTCGAGAAGGCCTTCGGAAAGAAGCTTGAGGGCAAGAGCGTGTGGCTGGATGGTGTGATGAGCAGGAAAAAGCAGGTTGTACCGCCCCTCGAAAAAGCCTTCGCTGAACTCTAA
- the tfe gene encoding transcription factor E, whose translation MKAETTTGVEELLNELVGRAAGEVGLILFSLGIEGEFTDDQLSLELGIEINEIRKALFALYEIGLADYVRRRDDETGWMEYYWRINYDKALDVLKRELEKTAKKLREKIEAETSTIYYICPNMCVKVSYNDAMELNFTCPRCGAMLDYLDCSKAIEKIEEEVRRIEEILESLDKNSG comes from the coding sequence GTGAAAGCTGAGACGACGACTGGTGTAGAGGAGCTGCTGAACGAGCTTGTTGGGAGGGCCGCTGGTGAGGTTGGTTTGATTCTCTTTTCGCTTGGCATTGAGGGTGAGTTTACCGATGACCAGCTTTCCCTTGAACTCGGAATAGAGATTAACGAGATAAGAAAGGCTCTGTTTGCGCTATACGAAATAGGTCTGGCGGACTACGTGAGGAGAAGGGACGACGAGACAGGGTGGATGGAGTACTACTGGCGGATAAACTACGACAAAGCGCTGGACGTGCTCAAAAGGGAGCTTGAGAAGACTGCAAAAAAGCTGAGGGAGAAAATAGAGGCCGAGACGAGCACCATCTACTACATTTGCCCCAACATGTGCGTCAAAGTTTCGTATAACGATGCGATGGAGCTCAACTTCACCTGCCCACGCTGCGGGGCGATGCTTGACTACCTGGACTGCAGCAAGGCTATAGAGAAGATTGAGGAGGAAGTGAGGAGGATAGAGGAGATTCTGGAGTCTTTAGATAAAAATTCGGGTTAG
- a CDS encoding DUF7289 family protein, with protein sequence MSKAVSEILGYMYIFGIVMAVLAIVFVQVNTMTEDMKRSVMSQSLEQSFKKIQYIIHSVSFGEVPSQAVEIELQGGTLTLDKSDPEFIVAFVNYTETNPSNLPCGRVPNSVPLCINLSTGRLYTACTHTGYNFSACTLNHTIGKIVYRYKDWFLTLEAGSVFSKYSNQDYSKLLYEPRILYNATLSTPGKRFLVMTIPLLDGELSIGGSGRFRFVLNEGNSNVSLISVSNLGQDFNDAYVILRGTENKDAWCRFFERSGDVFNTTLDDTKTSYRRCSNSENAMASIKLSNVHEIIVIFRQVLFST encoded by the coding sequence ATGAGCAAGGCCGTATCGGAGATTCTGGGCTACATGTACATCTTTGGAATTGTGATGGCCGTACTTGCCATTGTTTTTGTTCAGGTTAACACCATGACGGAGGACATGAAGAGGAGCGTCATGTCGCAGAGTCTGGAGCAGAGCTTCAAGAAGATACAGTACATCATCCATTCCGTTTCCTTTGGAGAGGTTCCTTCTCAGGCGGTTGAAATAGAACTGCAGGGAGGGACCTTAACTCTTGACAAAAGTGATCCGGAGTTCATTGTAGCATTCGTCAACTACACTGAAACGAATCCCTCAAACTTGCCGTGCGGCAGAGTTCCAAATTCCGTTCCATTGTGCATAAACCTCTCCACTGGAAGGCTTTATACTGCCTGCACTCACACCGGTTACAACTTCTCAGCGTGCACCCTTAACCACACCATCGGAAAAATTGTTTACAGATACAAGGACTGGTTTTTAACGCTGGAAGCGGGAAGCGTTTTTTCAAAGTACTCTAACCAGGATTACTCAAAGTTGCTATACGAGCCGAGAATTCTCTACAACGCAACCCTCTCCACACCAGGAAAAAGATTTCTCGTAATGACAATTCCTTTGCTGGATGGTGAGCTGTCCATAGGGGGCTCAGGGAGATTTAGGTTTGTTTTGAATGAGGGAAACAGCAATGTGAGCTTAATAAGCGTCAGCAACCTTGGGCAGGACTTCAACGATGCCTATGTAATTTTGAGGGGTACGGAAAACAAGGATGCTTGGTGCAGGTTTTTTGAGAGGAGTGGAGACGTTTTTAACACAACCTTGGATGATACTAAAACGTCCTACCGCAGATGCTCGAACTCGGAAAATGCGATGGCAAGCATTAAACTTAGCAACGTTCACGAAATTATTGTTATATTCAGACAAGTTTTGTTTTCCACCTAA